The genomic window GCGAAGGTCTCCTCGTCCGCCGCCAGCCCCACCATGCTCATCGCCCAGTGCGGCGCGCGCGGGCTGCCGAAGGCGGTGGCGTCGTCGGGGATCTCGCTGAACCGGCCGCGTAGCGGGAAGAGCGGGGCGAAGGAGAGCGGGGACCGCCGGCGGGGCAGCCGGTCGAGGAGCACCCGGATGGCCTCGTCCGACAGGTCGTCGAGGTTCAGCCCCTTGTCGTAGGCCTGGATGCCCCACGGCGCCGTCCCGTCGAGCATCTGCTGCAGCGCCGTGTACGGGATCGGGGTGACCAGCTCGAAGGCCGACCCGCGCCCGAGGAGGGGCTCCACCAGCCCGGCGTGGTCCTCGGGGCTGCCCCAGGTGACCACCATCACCGCGACACCGGGCGCGCCCTGGACCTCGGCCGGGACGAACGGCTCCGGCGGTGCCGAGAGGCCGGCCACGAGGGCGCTGGCGTGCGGGGGGAGCCGGAAGACGTACTCGCGGGCGAAGGCCAGCGGCCCCGCGGCGTCCTCCGCCCGCCAGAAGACCATGCCGAGGTTGGCCACGGGGCTGACCGGGTGCAGCGCGAACACCAGCTCGGTCACCACACCGAAGTTGGTGCCCGCGCCGCGGAGCCCCCAGAACAGGTCGGGCTCGTGCTCCTCCGACGCGGTCACCGTGCGGCCGTCGGCGGTCACCAGGGTCGCGGCCAGGAGGTTGTCGCAGCTGAGGCCCTGCAGCGGGCTCAGCCACCCCATGCCGCCGGTGAGCGTCAGCCCGGCGACGCCGGTGTGGCTGACGGTGCCGCCGACGACCGCGAGCCCGTGGTCGGCCGTGGCCGCGTCCACCGCCGCCCAGGCCGCACCGCCGCCCACGTACGCGCGCCGTGCCTCCGGGTCGACCCGGACCGACGCCATCCGGGACAGGTCGATCGTCAGGCCCCCCTCGGGGACGGCCGCTCCGGCGACGCCGTGGCCACCGCCCCGCACGCCGAGGCGCATGCCCCGCTCCCGCGCGAAGCCGATGGCCGCGGCCACGTCCTCGTTCGTCGTCGGTCGCGCGACGAGCGCCGGCTGGCGGGCGATCTGCCCGTTCCAGAGGAGCTCGGCCCTCGCCCGCGTGAACCCCGCGTCGGCCGGCCGCAGCAGCTCCCCGGCGAAGTGCTCCCGCAACCTGCTGATCGCGTCGTCGTCCAGTGTCATGACGGTGCCCCCCTGGGCCGGGCCCCGCGTGCCCTCGCCTCGCACGGTCGGTCTCACCGGGGTCCGGTACCGCGGGATGGACGGCCACCCAACCGCTCGGGTCCTCGCGGCGTCAACGGTTTCCCCGACCGCCGCCCCACGCACCGCGAGCCGTCACCGTGACCGGGGTGGGGGGACACCGGGGCTACACTCGCCGCGATGCACCTGTCCGGCACGATCATCACCTAGCGCGCGGTCAGCACCCCGACCGCGCGCAGACCTCCCGTTCCCGGGGGGTCTTCTTCGTGTCAGGGGCCTGGTCGCCGCCGAACCCCCGGGAGCACCCGTGGACACCCTCGACTTCCACGTCTTCGACACCACGCTGCGCGACGGCGCCCAGCGCGAGGGGATCAGCTTCTCCGTCGCCGACAAGCTGGCCACGGCGAGGCTGCTCGACGAGATCGGCGTCGGCTACATCGAGGGCGGCTGGCCCGGGGCGCTGCCCAAGGACACCGAGTTCTTCGCGCGCGCCCGCACCGAGCTCAAGCTGCGGCACGCGGTGCTCGTCGCCTTCGGCGCCACCCGCAAGGCCGGCGTCCGCGTCGAGGACGACCCGCAGGTGCGCGCGCTGCTCGACGCCGAGACGCCGGTGGTCTGCCTGGTCGCCAAGTCCGACGTCCGGCACGTGCGGGACGCGCTGCGCACCACGCTGGAGGAGAACCTCGCGATGGTGGCCGACACGGTCGCCTTCCTCGTGGCGCACGGCCGCCGGGTGTTCGTCGACTGCGAGCACTTCTTCGACGGGTACGCCGCCGACCCCGACTACGGCGTGCGGGTGCTGCGCGCCGCGTTCGGTGCCGGCGCCGAGGTCGGCGTCCTGTGCGACACCAACGGCGGCATGCTGCCGATGGGCGTGGGCCGGGTGGTCGCCGACGTCCGCTCGCGGGTCGACGGACGTCTCGGCATCCACTGCCAGGACGACACCGGGTGCGCGGTCGCCAACTCCCTGGCCGCCGTCGAGGCCGGCGTGACCCACGTGCAGGGCACCGCCAACGGCTACGGCGAGCGGGCCGGCAACGCCGACACCTTCGCGCTGGTCGCCAACCTGGTCACCAAGATGGGCCTGCCGGTCGTGCCCGCGGACTGCCTGGCCGAGCTGCAGCGGGTCAGCCACGCGATCGCCGAGCTCGCCAACATCGCCCCCGACGACCACCAGCCCTACGTCGGGACGTCGGCCTTCGCGCACAAGGCCGGCCTGCACGCCAGCGCGATCAAGGTCAGCCCCGAGCTCTACAACCACCTCGACCCGGCCGTCGTCGGCAACGACATGCGCATCCTGGTCACCGAGATGGCCGGCCGCGCCTCGGTCGAGCTCAAGGGCCGCGAGCTCGGCGTCGACCTGGACGGGCACGCCGACGTCGTCGGGGCGGTCGTCGACCGGGTCAAGGGGCTCGAGGCCGACGGCTGGTCGTTCGAGGCCGCCGACGCCTCCTTCGAGCTGCTGCTGCGCTCCTCGCTGCCCGGCGCCCCCGCCCCCCTGTTCGAGCTGGAGAGCTACCGGACGACCGTCGAGCACTGGGGCAACGGCGTCGTCGTGAGCGAGGCGACGGTCAAGATCCACGTCGACGGGGAGCGGATCATCAGCACCGGCGAGGGGAACGGCCCGGTCAACGCCCTGGACAACGCGCTGCGGCAGGCGCTGGTCAGCCGCCACCCGCAGCTGGCCGACGTCTCGCTGGCCGACTACAAGGTCCGCATCCTCGGGTGGAAGGGCGGCACGAGCGCCACGACGCGGGTGCTCATCGACACCACCGACGGCGTGGGGGAGTGGACCACCGTCGGCGTCCACGACAACATCGTCGAGGCCTCCTGGCACGCGCTGGTCGACGCGCTGACCTACGCCGTCCGCCACCGCTGACGCGCCCGTCCCGCTCTCCGCGGGCGGAGGGCGGGACGGGGTGCGGAGTCAGTGGTGGGCGTACTCGTCGAGGCGCCACCACACGGCCAGCGCCATGGCCGGGAGCATGAGCACGTGCCCGGCGGTCATCAGCAGGTCCCCGGACACCGCGCCGGCCCAGTGGGGCACCAGCAGGACGGCGAACGGCACGTACATGGCCGCCGACATCTCGGCGACCGCCGGCCACGAGTGTCCGCGGAACCGCATCCAGGCGGCCATCCCGATCGCCATGTTCGTCGCCATGACCAGGACGTGGACGTCGGTGCGGGCGGTCAGCCCGGGCCAGAGGAGGTCCTCGACCGGGCCGAGGACGACCATCCCCACGAGCATCGCGACCACCATCTCCAGGTAGTGGCGGACAAGGTGCCAGGTGTGCCGGCTGCGGGGCCGCTGTGTCGTCGTCATGGCGGGGAGCGTCGGGCGCCGCGGCGGTCGTGCCCCGTGCCGGAGGTCACGGTCCGGGGTCACGGCCGGGCCGTGACCCCGGCGTCAGAGCAGGTCGAGGGCCCGTGCCCGCAGCGCCGCCTGGGTGCGGTCCCGGGCGCCGAGCTTGCCGAGCACGTTGGTCACGTGGTTCTTGACGGTGCCCTCCGCGAGGAACAGCGCGCCGGCGATCTCCCGGTTGCTGCGCCCGTCGGCCAGGAGCCGGAGGACGTCGAGCTCGCGGTCGGACAGCGGCACGACCAGCGGCTGCGGCCGCTCGCGCGGGGCGTCGTCGAGCTGGGCGAACCGGGCCACCACCTTGGCCGCCACCGACGGCTGCAGCACCGACTCCCCGCGGGCGGCCGAGAGCACGGCCTCGACGAGGCGGTCGGACGAGACGTCCTTGAGCAGGTAGCCCAGCGCGCCGGCCCGCAGCGCGGCGAAGACGTCCTCGTCGTCGTCGAAGGTGGTCAGCGCGAGCACCCGGACGCCGGGCTGCTCGACCCGCAGGCGGCGGGTGGCGCCGATCCCGTCGAGCACCGGCATGTGCAGGTCCATGAGGACGACGTCGGGCCGCAGCGCCGCGGCCCGGTCGAGCGCCTGGTGCCCGTCGCCGGCCTCGCCGACCACCTCGACCTCGGGCCGGGCGCCGAGCAGCGTGACCAGTGCCTCGCGGAACAGCGCCTGGTCGTCGACCACGAGGACCCGGACCGGGCTCACCCGGGCACCTCGACGAGCAGCTCGGTGCCGGCGCCGGGGGAGGACCCGACGGTGAGGCAGCCGCCGACCCGGGCGGCCCGCTCGCGCAGCCCCAGCAGGCCGAAGCCCTCCCCGGCCCCGGCCGCGGCTCCCGGGAGGCCGGTGCCGTCGTCGCGGACGGCCAGCCGGACCGTGCCGTCGTCGCCGTAGGTGAGCACCACCCGCGCGCAGGTCGCCCCGGCGTGCTTGCGGACGTTGGTCAGCCCCTCCTGCGCCGAGCGGAACAGCGACTCCTCGGTCTCCGGCGGGAGCGGGCGCTCGACGCCCCGCACCTCGAGCGTGGCGGGTACGCCCGCGGCGGTCGCCTCCGCGGTGAGCACCTCGAGGGACGGCCGCAGGGGCGGCCGGGTCGCCGGTGCCCGCAGGGCCGCGACCGACCGGCGCACCTCGGCGAGCGCCTCCCCGGCCTGGTGCTGTGCCTTGGCGAGGACGGCGTCGGCCCGGTCGGCGTCGGTCCGCAGCACGGCCCGCGCCGCCTGGACCTGCATCGAGACGACGGCCAGGTGGTGGCCGAGACCGTCGTGGATGTCGCGCGCCAGCCGGTTGCGCTCGCGCGTGGTCGCCAGCTCCTCGGCCTGGGCGGCGTAGCCGCGCAGCAGGTCGTTGGCCTCGGCGAGCTCGGCCCGCGCGCGCTGCGCCTGCTGCAGCAGGGCGGTGACGACGGCGGTGAAGACCGCGGCCCCGAGCAGCCCCAGCGCGTTGCGGGCGAAGTCGGCCCACCCCATGCCCAGGTGCACCAGCGGCACGACCGCCGTCACCGCGGCGGCCGCCGGCAGCGGGAGCAGCAGGACGCACTGGCTGACCAGCACGAGCAGCAGCAGCGTGGCCCCGACGGCGCCGTGCGCCGCGGCGAACAGCAGCACGCCGAGCGGCAGCTGCAGGCACACGTGCGCGGCCGTGAGCCAGTACCGGCGCGGCGCCGGCTGCCGGGGCAGCCACCACAGCGACACCAGCGCGTGCGCGGCGTACGTCGTCCCGAGGGCGACCGCGAGCAGCGGGTGGGGGTCGGCGGTGGCCTCCACGGCGACGGTGAGCAGCGCGAGGCAGGTCATCACCGCCAGGACGCGGGTCACGCGGTCACTGTCCCGCCGCGCCGGTCAGCGGGTCGACGGACGCGCCGTGTCACCTCCGCGGCCGGACCTCGCCCATCGGGCCGAAGCCGTCCACCTCGGGGGTGTCGACGTAGATGATCTGCGGCTGCTCGGCGACCAGGTCCGACATCCAGTCGAAGGCGGCCTTCGCGTGCGGCGTCGCCACGTGCGAGGCGCCGGCGTCGGAGTCCCGGAAGCCCTCGATGCAGACGAAGGTGTTCGGGTCCAGGACGCTGCGCGACCACTCGAAGAAGAGGCTGCCCTCCTCGGCGTTCACCGCGGCGGCGTACTCGTCGGCCTTGGCGCGGAACTCCTCGATCGCGTCGGGCCGGACGGGGAACTTGATGACGATCAGGATCACGGCAACTCCTCGGGGGTCACAACGGGTCGAGTCGGCGGCGCAGCAGGCAGAAGGGGTTGCCCTCGGGGTCGGCGAGCACGTGCCAGCTCTCCTCCCCGGTCTGCCCGACGTCGGCCGGGGTGGCGCCGAGGTCCAGCAGGCGCTGCAGCTCGGCGTCCTGGTCACGGTCGGTGGCGCTGACGTCGACGTGCAGCCGCGGCTTGCCGGGGTCGGGGTCGGCGACCGGCGCGAACACCAGCGTCGGTGCCGCGCCACCGAAACCCGCCTCCGGACCGATCTCGACCGCGCCGTCGTCGTCGCGCCCGAGCACCCGGTAGTCCAGCACCTCGGCCCACCAGGCGGCCAGCGCCTCGGGGTCGCGGCTGTCGATCACGAGTTCGCTGAACCGGGCGGCCACCCGGTCACCGTAGGGCGGGCGGCGGGGACGCGCGGGGTCAGTAGCCTCGACGGCGTGCGCATCGTCCGCTTCGCCTCGCCCTCGGGCATGTCCTTCGGAGTCCTCGACGGCGACGGCCAGGTCGCCCAGATCGAGGGCCACCCGTTCGGGACCATCTCCTTCACCGGCCAGCGCTTCGCGCAGGCCGACGTCCGGCTGCTCTCGCCGATCCTGCCGAGCAAGGTGGTCTGCGTCGGCAAGAACTACGCCGACCACGTCAAGGAGATGAACACCGGCGACGCGCCCGAGCGCCCGCTGCTGTTCCTCAAGCCGTCGACGTCGGTGATCGGCCCGGGCGACGCCATCCGCATCCCCTCGGGCAGCACCAACGTCCACCACGAGGTCGAGCTCGCCGTCGTCATCGGCGCCCGCGGTGCGCGCAACCTGACCCCCGAGCAGGTCCCGGGCAGCGTCTTCGGCTACACGATCGGCAACGACGTCACCGAGCGGGACATGCAGAAGGCCGACGGGCAGTGGACCCGCGCCAAGGGCTTCGACTCCTTCTGCCCGCTGGGCCCGTGGATCGAGACCGACCTGCGCGGCGTGGGCAAGGACCCGGCCGACCTGGAGATCACCTGCACCGTCGACGGCGAGCCGCGGCAGGCCGGGCGCACCAGCCAGCTGCTCTTCGACGTCCCCACGCTGGTCAGCTACATCTCGCAGGTCATGACGCTGCTGCCCGGCGACGTCGTCCTCACCGGCACCCCGGCCGGCGTGGGGCCGATCCGGCCGGGCCAGCGGGTCGAGTGCGCGATCGAGGGGCTGGGCTCGCTGACCAACTCGGTGAGCGGCGCCGACACCGCCTCCACCGCCGGGAGCGCCCGGTGACCGGCGTGCGCACCCGCTTCTGCCCCTCGCCGACGGGCATGGTCCACGTCGGCCTGCTGCGCACCGCGCTGTTCAACTGGGCGCACGCGCGGCACACCGGCGGCGCGTTCGTCGTCCGCATCGAGGACACCGACGCCGCCCGCGACTCCGAGGAGTCCTACCGCCACCTGCTCGACTGCCTGCGCTGGCTGGGCCTGGACTGGGACGAGGGCCCCGAGGTCGGCGGTCCGCACGCGCCGTACCGGCAGTCCGAGCGCGCCGAGGTCTACCGCGACGTCGCCGCGCGGCTGCTCGAGGCCGGGCACGCCTACGAGTCGTTCTCGACCAACGAGGAGGTCGAGGCGCGGCGCCTGGCCGCCGGGCAGGACCCCAAGCTCGGCTACGACAACGCCGACCGGTTCCTCACCGACGCGCAGAGGGCCGCCTTCCGCGCCGAGGGCCGCGACCCGGTGCTGCGACTGCGGATGCCCGACGAGGACCTGGTGTGGACCGACCTGGTCCGCGGCGAGGTCCGCTTCGCCGCCGGCTCGGTGCCCGACTTCGTCCTGGTGCGCGGCAACGGCGCGCCGCTGTACCCCTTCGTCAACCCGGTCGACGACGCGCTGATGGGCATCACCGACGTGCTGCGCGGCGAGGACCTGCTGCCCTCCACGCCCCGCCAGCTCGCCCTCTACGGGGCGCTGCAGGACGTCGGCGTCGCGAGCGGCACCCCGCGCTTCGGCCACCTGCCCTACGTCACCGGGGAGGGCAGCAAGAAGCTGTCCAAGCGCGACCCGCAGTCCAACGTCGACGTGTACCGCGAGCGCGGCTTCCTCCCCGAGGGCTTCGCCAACTACCTGGCGCTGCTGGGCTGGTCGATCGCCGAGGACCGCGACGTGTTCTCGATGGCCGAGATGGTCGAGGCCTTCGACGTCACCCGGGTCAGCGCCAACCCCGCCCGCTTCGACCTGAAGAAGGCCGAGGCGATCAACGCCACCCACGTGCGCGAGCTGCCGGTCGAGGAGTACGTCGCCCGCGTGGTGCCCTTCCTCGCCGGCGCCGGCCTGGTGACCGACCCGCCGTCGGCCGAGCAGGACCGGGTGCTGCGCGCGATCGCGCCGCTGGCGCAGGAGCGCACGGTGGTCCTCTCCGACGCCGTCGGCCTGCTCGGCTTCCTCTTCACCGAGGAGGTCGCCATCGACCCCGCGGCCGCCGCGAAGAACCTGCGGCCCGAGGACGGCGAGGTCCTCGACGCCGCCGCGGGCGCGCTGCGCGACCTGGCCGACTGGAGCGCCGCCGGCATCGAGCAGGCCCTCAAGGCCGCGCTGGTCGACGGGCTGGGCCGCAAGCCGCGGCAGGCCTTCGGGCCGGTGCGGGTCGCCGTCAGCGGTCGCACGGTGTCGCCGCCGCTGTACGAGTCGATCGAGCTGCTCGGCCGCGAGCGCACCCTGGCGCGCTTCGCGGCGGCCCGGGACGCAGCGGGGTGACCCTCCCGCCCTGGGGCGGTCCGCCCCCGGCCGGGCCCGCCGGCTGGGACGGGGAGCCCTACACCGGCCCGCCACCCACCGGTCCCTACGGGGCGCCGCCGATGGTGCCCGGCACGCCGTACCGGCTCGGGGGAGGGCCGTGGGCGCCGGCCGGGGGCGGAGGACCCGGCCCGGTGCCGTGGCCGCTGGGCCCGGTGCCGCTGCCGCCCGGTCCGCACGGCCCGGCCGGACCCGGCCCCCTCCCACCGGGCGTGACGCTGGCCCCGCCGCCCGGCACGCCGCCGCACGACGAGCCGGTGCCCTTCCTGCGCGTCATGCGGGCGCGGGACTGGGCGTGGTGGCGGCCGCTGCTGGGCCTGCTGCTGTTCACCGTCGCCTACGGCGTCGCGGCGTTCGTGGTCGTCCTGCTCGTCGTGCTGACCGGCGTCTCGCCGGACCTCCAGTTGCTCGACCTGGTCGACCCCGGCGTGCTGCTGCTGACCAACCTGTCGCTGATCGTGGCGATCCC from Geodermatophilus normandii includes these protein-coding regions:
- the gltX gene encoding glutamate--tRNA ligase, which produces MTGVRTRFCPSPTGMVHVGLLRTALFNWAHARHTGGAFVVRIEDTDAARDSEESYRHLLDCLRWLGLDWDEGPEVGGPHAPYRQSERAEVYRDVAARLLEAGHAYESFSTNEEVEARRLAAGQDPKLGYDNADRFLTDAQRAAFRAEGRDPVLRLRMPDEDLVWTDLVRGEVRFAAGSVPDFVLVRGNGAPLYPFVNPVDDALMGITDVLRGEDLLPSTPRQLALYGALQDVGVASGTPRFGHLPYVTGEGSKKLSKRDPQSNVDVYRERGFLPEGFANYLALLGWSIAEDRDVFSMAEMVEAFDVTRVSANPARFDLKKAEAINATHVRELPVEEYVARVVPFLAGAGLVTDPPSAEQDRVLRAIAPLAQERTVVLSDAVGLLGFLFTEEVAIDPAAAAKNLRPEDGEVLDAAAGALRDLADWSAAGIEQALKAALVDGLGRKPRQAFGPVRVAVSGRTVSPPLYESIELLGRERTLARFAAARDAAG
- a CDS encoding putative quinol monooxygenase, with product MILIVIKFPVRPDAIEEFRAKADEYAAAVNAEEGSLFFEWSRSVLDPNTFVCIEGFRDSDAGASHVATPHAKAAFDWMSDLVAEQPQIIYVDTPEVDGFGPMGEVRPRR
- the cimA gene encoding citramalate synthase; this translates as MDTLDFHVFDTTLRDGAQREGISFSVADKLATARLLDEIGVGYIEGGWPGALPKDTEFFARARTELKLRHAVLVAFGATRKAGVRVEDDPQVRALLDAETPVVCLVAKSDVRHVRDALRTTLEENLAMVADTVAFLVAHGRRVFVDCEHFFDGYAADPDYGVRVLRAAFGAGAEVGVLCDTNGGMLPMGVGRVVADVRSRVDGRLGIHCQDDTGCAVANSLAAVEAGVTHVQGTANGYGERAGNADTFALVANLVTKMGLPVVPADCLAELQRVSHAIAELANIAPDDHQPYVGTSAFAHKAGLHASAIKVSPELYNHLDPAVVGNDMRILVTEMAGRASVELKGRELGVDLDGHADVVGAVVDRVKGLEADGWSFEAADASFELLLRSSLPGAPAPLFELESYRTTVEHWGNGVVVSEATVKIHVDGERIISTGEGNGPVNALDNALRQALVSRHPQLADVSLADYKVRILGWKGGTSATTRVLIDTTDGVGEWTTVGVHDNIVEASWHALVDALTYAVRHR
- a CDS encoding sensor histidine kinase, whose translation is MTRVLAVMTCLALLTVAVEATADPHPLLAVALGTTYAAHALVSLWWLPRQPAPRRYWLTAAHVCLQLPLGVLLFAAAHGAVGATLLLLVLVSQCVLLLPLPAAAAVTAVVPLVHLGMGWADFARNALGLLGAAVFTAVVTALLQQAQRARAELAEANDLLRGYAAQAEELATTRERNRLARDIHDGLGHHLAVVSMQVQAARAVLRTDADRADAVLAKAQHQAGEALAEVRRSVAALRAPATRPPLRPSLEVLTAEATAAGVPATLEVRGVERPLPPETEESLFRSAQEGLTNVRKHAGATCARVVLTYGDDGTVRLAVRDDGTGLPGAAAGAGEGFGLLGLRERAARVGGCLTVGSSPGAGTELLVEVPG
- a CDS encoding VOC family protein; the protein is MAARFSELVIDSRDPEALAAWWAEVLDYRVLGRDDDGAVEIGPEAGFGGAAPTLVFAPVADPDPGKPRLHVDVSATDRDQDAELQRLLDLGATPADVGQTGEESWHVLADPEGNPFCLLRRRLDPL
- a CDS encoding FAD-binding oxidoreductase, with amino-acid sequence MTLDDDAISRLREHFAGELLRPADAGFTRARAELLWNGQIARQPALVARPTTNEDVAAAIGFARERGMRLGVRGGGHGVAGAAVPEGGLTIDLSRMASVRVDPEARRAYVGGGAAWAAVDAATADHGLAVVGGTVSHTGVAGLTLTGGMGWLSPLQGLSCDNLLAATLVTADGRTVTASEEHEPDLFWGLRGAGTNFGVVTELVFALHPVSPVANLGMVFWRAEDAAGPLAFAREYVFRLPPHASALVAGLSAPPEPFVPAEVQGAPGVAVMVVTWGSPEDHAGLVEPLLGRGSAFELVTPIPYTALQQMLDGTAPWGIQAYDKGLNLDDLSDEAIRVLLDRLPRRRSPLSFAPLFPLRGRFSEIPDDATAFGSPRAPHWAMSMVGLAADEETFAAERAWARDLYDALRPLAPDGGTYLNFDVGAGQERVRASYGEEKYRRLAALKALWDPDDVFRSGISITPAPAPAAVPAPRGEASAEVPASSG
- a CDS encoding fumarylacetoacetate hydrolase family protein, whose amino-acid sequence is MRIVRFASPSGMSFGVLDGDGQVAQIEGHPFGTISFTGQRFAQADVRLLSPILPSKVVCVGKNYADHVKEMNTGDAPERPLLFLKPSTSVIGPGDAIRIPSGSTNVHHEVELAVVIGARGARNLTPEQVPGSVFGYTIGNDVTERDMQKADGQWTRAKGFDSFCPLGPWIETDLRGVGKDPADLEITCTVDGEPRQAGRTSQLLFDVPTLVSYISQVMTLLPGDVVLTGTPAGVGPIRPGQRVECAIEGLGSLTNSVSGADTASTAGSAR
- a CDS encoding response regulator, coding for MSPVRVLVVDDQALFREALVTLLGARPEVEVVGEAGDGHQALDRAAALRPDVVLMDLHMPVLDGIGATRRLRVEQPGVRVLALTTFDDDEDVFAALRAGALGYLLKDVSSDRLVEAVLSAARGESVLQPSVAAKVVARFAQLDDAPRERPQPLVVPLSDRELDVLRLLADGRSNREIAGALFLAEGTVKNHVTNVLGKLGARDRTQAALRARALDLL